In the genome of Cyclopterus lumpus isolate fCycLum1 chromosome 19, fCycLum1.pri, whole genome shotgun sequence, one region contains:
- the fbrs gene encoding autism susceptibility gene 2 protein homolog isoform X1 produces the protein MEGPSRSAGFRQSRRSRSQRDRDRRRRRRVDPAEQRATSLSSGSDRETRGTDSVLGPAVGGGRDCRRRPGFGRHRPPRRRKRESVSCEEDIIDGFAIASFVSLEALEMDCSLKPSQRTDMLGRRKKGKRGPEENGRGPLSEPEEGAPHSYSSSCWNKSKNKRRKIEGHPLETGYICDTESDTGDKASDNDMDPVFTVSTRKVVEPAPSNMGTTIGKICPPLPARCGGVSRLMVTPRVSGLERSQEKNSEQHFPEPVSSSTSSAPFSCLPSPVAAAGAVPRSSPFNGNGGRHNGSPPLSKPKPFLTLPGRAHSIYNINRSNTPVKPPSSASSVASSSSMRPPTPSTSVSLPYFRGSGSSGPLRPPSRASAGALFASSPGLPPPPPLLQGPGHSTAADQELLRQNLNSHFLNSQERDGRRSVPGAENNNSSSNAAAAGRSTPGGQSASNSGPGSSGRTSQNQTSIPPMAFQFHQHNHQHQHTHTHQHFTPFLHPTATAPPLFDKYAGKMDGLYRHPFFPQYPPPSVPSIQPVIPPTGPFSSLQGAFQPKGAGPDISSRLGVVPHHLQPKDPRKPGKWCAMHVYVAWMILSHQKKVKLMRADPHKLDFRSDLLARLPGAGGLGPMGGAMPPTHDLTRPPSLFSAAGAVNPSSAPFISPSTPHSSFLPPTAHLDPYGRSPPFTPLGALGSGAFGGLGSPTLDSPAGVVGGLPNPNHHDPWNRLHGGPSGFGPGPSWAKGPDKRDERDRGKDMERRDVPHIKDEKDRDNMLYGRQPVRMSPVAPPFKPRSSTPVSHINGHSSSSTQGGGAGPIEDLTRSSSRDRDRDRDGDKRPQQTSSRGPPSSLVADRDRPRSSSSSVLTTPPPANRSAPSPMELYPRPMGPGPHGLHSEPQHSQRDGNLPSSSAASASGTSLSQAKKSDRTSTPVSKPPMLLPPVKVKEERKEEPEHIPITLPPPAPNHSFERPNSHPHHHRSGTPSSSSLSLTPTPGVPLMPPNPNPPSHQHLTLLDRSRAIEAYLGSTGAAGLMMGPGGDRFHHGPGQGPPQGPHSFTWDPWRELAAQQQHQHRREAMALRADPHLALRTDPHLARLLQHQRLMEADRAAAIAAAANPHHPSVSTSSARQEFGLMAHHFERPPHLGHPGGGLIDEEQRAQILREDFERARYYGMHPHIPHGAHLSNPSHAATAAHLEQLHPGLLSHSLHHGPSPAAQHHAGLFARLGQLNPHHVPNGILAKTPSGLVGALAVGAPPPLIPSITSRSSTPPRRLGGPGDLAMYGAHKDGESR, from the exons ATGGAGGGCCCGAGCCGGAGCGCTGGGTTCCGGCAGAGCCGACGGTCTCGGTCGCAGCGCGACAGGGACCGGCGGCGCAGGAGGCGAGTGGACCCGGCCGAGCAGCGGGCCACGTCCCTGTCCTCGGGCTCCGATCGGGAGACGCGCGGGACGGACAGCGTGTTGGGTCCCGCAGTCGGCGGGGGCAGAGACTGCCGCCGGCGGCCCGGGTTCGGGAGACACAGGCCTCCGCGCCGGAGGAAGAGGGAGTCGGTGTCCTGCGAGGAGGACATCATCGATGGCTTCGCTATCGCGAGCTTTGTCAGCTTGGAGGCACTGGAG ATGGACTGCTCTCTGAAGCCCAGTCAGCGCACTGATATGCTGGGAAGGAGGAAAAAGGGGAAGCGGGGTCCGGAGGAGAACGGCAGAGGGCCGCTGTCGGAGCCGGAGGAAGGAGCCCCGCACAGCTACTCCAGCAGCTGTTGGAACAAGAGTAAAAATAAGAGGAGAAAGATAGAG GGACACCCTTTGGAGACCGGCTACATT tgTGACACTGAGAGTGATACAGGAGACAAG GCCTCCGACAACGACATGGACCCAGTCTTCACAGTCAGTACGAGGAAAG tcgTGGAGCCCGCCCCCTCAAACATGGGCACGACCATCGGAAAGATCTGCCCGCCGCTCCCGGCCCGCTGCGGCGGCGTCTCCCGGCTGATGGTGACTCCGAGAGTCTCCGGCCTCGAGCGAAGTCAGGAAAAAAACTCGGAGCAGCATTTCCCGGAGCCCGTGTCTTCTTCTACCTCGTCCGCCCCGTTCTCCTGCCTGCCGTCCCCGGTCGCGGCCGCGGGCGCGGTCCCGCGCTCCAGCCCGTTCAACGGCAACGGCGGCCGCCACAACGGCAGCCCGCCGCTCTCCAAACCCAAACCCTTCCTCACTTTGCCAGGACGAGCTCACTCCATCTACAACATCAACAG GAGCAACACGCCGGTCAAGCCTCCCTCATCGGCTTCATCGGTTGCGTCTTCCTCATCCATGCGTCCCCCGACTCCCTCCACCAGTGTGTCGCTGCCCTACTTCAGGGGCTCGGGATCCTCGGGGCCCCTCCGACCCCCGTCCCGAGCCAGCGCCGGGGCCTTGTTCGCATCCTCGCCcggccttcctcctcctccccctctgctgCAAGGCCCCGGCCACTCGACTGCAGCAG ACCAAGAATTACTGCGTCAGAACTTAAACTCCCACTTCTTGAATTCACAAGAGCGCGACGGCAGACGCAGTGTCCCGGgggctgaaaacaacaacagcagcagcaacgcgGCGGCCGCGGGGCGCTCCACTCCGGGCGGCCAGTCAGCATCGAACTCCGGACCGGGTTCGTCGGGCCGGACGTCTCAGAACCAGACCAGCATCCCGCCCATGGCCTTCCAGTTCCATCAGCACaaccaccagcaccaacacacgcacacgcaccaaCACTTCACGCCCTTCCTGCACCCCACAGCCACCGCGCCGCCTCTG tttgataAGTATGCAGGCAAAATGGACGGGCTGTACCGACACCCT ttcttCCCACAGTACCCGCCGCCCTCAGTGCCGAGTATCCAGCCTGTGATTCCTCCCACTGGGCCTTTCAGCTCTTTGCAAGGAGCATTTCAGCCAaag GGAGCGGGTCCTGATATCTCCTCCCGACTCGGGGTTGTGCCTCACCACCTGCAGCCCAAAGACCCCAGG AAACCAGGAAAGTGGTGTgctatgcatgtgtatgtggcCTGGATGATTCTGAGCCATCAGAAAAAAGTAAAG CTGATGCGAGCTGATCCTCACAAGCTGGACTTCCGTAGCGACCTGCTGGCCCGTCTTCCTGGAGCCGGAGGACTGGGGCCCATGGGAGGAGCCATGCCTCCCACTCACGATCTGACCCGACCTCCCAGTCTGTTCTCAGCTGCAG gggCAGTCAATCCGTCCTCCGCTCCGTTCATCTCTCCATCGACGCCgcactcctctttcctcccaccGACTGCACACTTGG ATCCGTATGGCCGATCCCCCCCCTTCACCCCGCTGGGAGCCCTTGGTTCTGGTGCCTTTGGAGGACTTGGCAGCCCAACACTGG ATTCTCCAGCCGGCGTGGTCGGAGGCCTGCCCAACCCCAACCACCACGACCCGTGGAACCGTCTGCACGGCGGCCCGTCCGGCTTCGGGCCCGGCCCCAGCTGGGCCAAAGGGCCGGACAAGAGGGACGAGAGGGACCGGGGGAAGGacatggagaggagagacgtcCCCCACATCAAGGACGAGAAGGACAG AGACAACATGCTCTATGGCCGACAACCTGTGAGAATGTCTCCAGTCGCTCCCCCCTTCAAGCCCCGCAGTAGCACCCCGGTGTCCCACATCAAcggccacagcagcagcagcacccagGGGGGCGGTGCCGGGCCGATTGAGGACCTGACGCGCAGCTCGAGCAGAGACCGAGACCGGGACCGGGACGGGGACAAGAGGCCACAGCAAACGTCTTCGCGGGGACCTCCTTCCTCTCTAGTAGCTGACCGGGACCGGCCGCGGTCTTCCTCGTCCTCTGTGCTCACCACGCCGCCGCCCGCCAACCGCTCGGCCCCGTCCCCCATGGAGCTCTACCCGCGTCCGATGGGCCCGGGGCCACACGGCCTCCACAGCGAACCCCAGCACTCCCAAAGAGACGGTAACCTCCCTTCTTCTTCCGCGGCGTCTGCCTCCGGCACCTCTTTGTCTCAGGCCAAGAAGTCCGACCGGACCTCGACGCCCGTCTCCAAGCCGCCGATGCTCCTCCCGCCGGTTAAAGTCAAAGAGGAGCGTAAAGAGGAGCCGGAGCACATCCCCATCACGCTGCCTCCGCCGGCACCCAACCACAGCTTCGAGCGCCCCAACAGCCATCCTCACCACCATCGCTCCGGcaccccttcctcttcctcgctgtCGCTGACTCCCACTCCCGGTGTTCCCCTCATGCctcccaaccctaaccctccttCCCACCAACATCTCACCCTGCTGGACCGCTCCAGGGCCATAGAGGCGTACCTGGGGAGCACGGGCGCGGCGGGTTTGATGATGGGTCCAGGAGGAGACCGCTTCCACCACGGTCCAGGACAAGGACCGCCGCAGGGTCCACACAGCTTCACGTGGGACCCCTGGAGGGAGCTGGCAGCTCAGCAGCAACATCAGCACCGCAGGGAGGCGATGGCACTTCGAGCAGATCCCCACTTAGCCCTGCGGACCGACCCGCATCTGGCCCGACTGCTCCAGCATCAGCGCCTCATGGAGGCGGACAGGGCGGCGGCCATCGCGGCTGCGGCCAACCCTCACCACCCTTCGGTATCTACCTCTTCGGCCCGCCAGGAGTTCGGCCTCATGGCCCACCACTTCGAGCGCCCTCCTCACCTCGGACACCCGGGCGGGGGGCTCATCGACGAGGAGCAGCGCGCCCAGATCCTGAGGGAAGACTTTGAGCGCGCTCGCTACTACGGGATGCACCCGCACATCCCCCACGGCGCTCACCTCTCGAACCCCTCGCACGCTGCTACCGCCGCTCACCTGGAGCAGCTCCACCCCGGCCTTCTCTCCCACTCGCTCCACCACGGACCCTCCCCCGCCGCCCAGCACCACGCCGGCCTCTTCGCCCGCCTAGGCCAGCTGAACCCGCACCACGTGCCCAACGGCATCCTGGCGAAGACGCCCTCGGGGCTGGTGGGAGCCTTGGCGGTGGGGGCGCCGCCTCCGCTCATTCCGTCCATCACCAGCCGGTCGTCCACGCCGCCCCGTAGACTCGGAGGGCCGGGCGACCTGGCGATGTACGGCGCCCACAAAGACGGAGAGTCCAGATAG
- the fbrs gene encoding autism susceptibility gene 2 protein homolog isoform X2 yields the protein MEGPSRSAGFRQSRRSRSQRDRDRRRRRRVDPAEQRATSLSSGSDRETRGTDSVLGPAVGGGRDCRRRPGFGRHRPPRRRKRESVSCEEDIIDGFAIASFVSLEALEMDCSLKPSQRTDMLGRRKKGKRGPEENGRGPLSEPEEGAPHSYSSSCWNKSKNKRRKIEGHPLETGYICDTESDTGDKASDNDMDPVFTVSTRKVVEPAPSNMGTTIGKICPPLPARCGGVSRLMVTPRVSGLERSQEKNSEQHFPEPVSSSTSSAPFSCLPSPVAAAGAVPRSSPFNGNGGRHNGSPPLSKPKPFLTLPGRAHSIYNINRSNTPVKPPSSASSVASSSSMRPPTPSTSVSLPYFRGSGSSGPLRPPSRASAGALFASSPGLPPPPPLLQGPGHSTAAERDGRRSVPGAENNNSSSNAAAAGRSTPGGQSASNSGPGSSGRTSQNQTSIPPMAFQFHQHNHQHQHTHTHQHFTPFLHPTATAPPLFDKYAGKMDGLYRHPFFPQYPPPSVPSIQPVIPPTGPFSSLQGAFQPKGAGPDISSRLGVVPHHLQPKDPRKPGKWCAMHVYVAWMILSHQKKVKLMRADPHKLDFRSDLLARLPGAGGLGPMGGAMPPTHDLTRPPSLFSAAGAVNPSSAPFISPSTPHSSFLPPTAHLDPYGRSPPFTPLGALGSGAFGGLGSPTLDSPAGVVGGLPNPNHHDPWNRLHGGPSGFGPGPSWAKGPDKRDERDRGKDMERRDVPHIKDEKDRDNMLYGRQPVRMSPVAPPFKPRSSTPVSHINGHSSSSTQGGGAGPIEDLTRSSSRDRDRDRDGDKRPQQTSSRGPPSSLVADRDRPRSSSSSVLTTPPPANRSAPSPMELYPRPMGPGPHGLHSEPQHSQRDGNLPSSSAASASGTSLSQAKKSDRTSTPVSKPPMLLPPVKVKEERKEEPEHIPITLPPPAPNHSFERPNSHPHHHRSGTPSSSSLSLTPTPGVPLMPPNPNPPSHQHLTLLDRSRAIEAYLGSTGAAGLMMGPGGDRFHHGPGQGPPQGPHSFTWDPWRELAAQQQHQHRREAMALRADPHLALRTDPHLARLLQHQRLMEADRAAAIAAAANPHHPSVSTSSARQEFGLMAHHFERPPHLGHPGGGLIDEEQRAQILREDFERARYYGMHPHIPHGAHLSNPSHAATAAHLEQLHPGLLSHSLHHGPSPAAQHHAGLFARLGQLNPHHVPNGILAKTPSGLVGALAVGAPPPLIPSITSRSSTPPRRLGGPGDLAMYGAHKDGESR from the exons ATGGAGGGCCCGAGCCGGAGCGCTGGGTTCCGGCAGAGCCGACGGTCTCGGTCGCAGCGCGACAGGGACCGGCGGCGCAGGAGGCGAGTGGACCCGGCCGAGCAGCGGGCCACGTCCCTGTCCTCGGGCTCCGATCGGGAGACGCGCGGGACGGACAGCGTGTTGGGTCCCGCAGTCGGCGGGGGCAGAGACTGCCGCCGGCGGCCCGGGTTCGGGAGACACAGGCCTCCGCGCCGGAGGAAGAGGGAGTCGGTGTCCTGCGAGGAGGACATCATCGATGGCTTCGCTATCGCGAGCTTTGTCAGCTTGGAGGCACTGGAG ATGGACTGCTCTCTGAAGCCCAGTCAGCGCACTGATATGCTGGGAAGGAGGAAAAAGGGGAAGCGGGGTCCGGAGGAGAACGGCAGAGGGCCGCTGTCGGAGCCGGAGGAAGGAGCCCCGCACAGCTACTCCAGCAGCTGTTGGAACAAGAGTAAAAATAAGAGGAGAAAGATAGAG GGACACCCTTTGGAGACCGGCTACATT tgTGACACTGAGAGTGATACAGGAGACAAG GCCTCCGACAACGACATGGACCCAGTCTTCACAGTCAGTACGAGGAAAG tcgTGGAGCCCGCCCCCTCAAACATGGGCACGACCATCGGAAAGATCTGCCCGCCGCTCCCGGCCCGCTGCGGCGGCGTCTCCCGGCTGATGGTGACTCCGAGAGTCTCCGGCCTCGAGCGAAGTCAGGAAAAAAACTCGGAGCAGCATTTCCCGGAGCCCGTGTCTTCTTCTACCTCGTCCGCCCCGTTCTCCTGCCTGCCGTCCCCGGTCGCGGCCGCGGGCGCGGTCCCGCGCTCCAGCCCGTTCAACGGCAACGGCGGCCGCCACAACGGCAGCCCGCCGCTCTCCAAACCCAAACCCTTCCTCACTTTGCCAGGACGAGCTCACTCCATCTACAACATCAACAG GAGCAACACGCCGGTCAAGCCTCCCTCATCGGCTTCATCGGTTGCGTCTTCCTCATCCATGCGTCCCCCGACTCCCTCCACCAGTGTGTCGCTGCCCTACTTCAGGGGCTCGGGATCCTCGGGGCCCCTCCGACCCCCGTCCCGAGCCAGCGCCGGGGCCTTGTTCGCATCCTCGCCcggccttcctcctcctccccctctgctgCAAGGCCCCGGCCACTCGACTGCAGCAG AGCGCGACGGCAGACGCAGTGTCCCGGgggctgaaaacaacaacagcagcagcaacgcgGCGGCCGCGGGGCGCTCCACTCCGGGCGGCCAGTCAGCATCGAACTCCGGACCGGGTTCGTCGGGCCGGACGTCTCAGAACCAGACCAGCATCCCGCCCATGGCCTTCCAGTTCCATCAGCACaaccaccagcaccaacacacgcacacgcaccaaCACTTCACGCCCTTCCTGCACCCCACAGCCACCGCGCCGCCTCTG tttgataAGTATGCAGGCAAAATGGACGGGCTGTACCGACACCCT ttcttCCCACAGTACCCGCCGCCCTCAGTGCCGAGTATCCAGCCTGTGATTCCTCCCACTGGGCCTTTCAGCTCTTTGCAAGGAGCATTTCAGCCAaag GGAGCGGGTCCTGATATCTCCTCCCGACTCGGGGTTGTGCCTCACCACCTGCAGCCCAAAGACCCCAGG AAACCAGGAAAGTGGTGTgctatgcatgtgtatgtggcCTGGATGATTCTGAGCCATCAGAAAAAAGTAAAG CTGATGCGAGCTGATCCTCACAAGCTGGACTTCCGTAGCGACCTGCTGGCCCGTCTTCCTGGAGCCGGAGGACTGGGGCCCATGGGAGGAGCCATGCCTCCCACTCACGATCTGACCCGACCTCCCAGTCTGTTCTCAGCTGCAG gggCAGTCAATCCGTCCTCCGCTCCGTTCATCTCTCCATCGACGCCgcactcctctttcctcccaccGACTGCACACTTGG ATCCGTATGGCCGATCCCCCCCCTTCACCCCGCTGGGAGCCCTTGGTTCTGGTGCCTTTGGAGGACTTGGCAGCCCAACACTGG ATTCTCCAGCCGGCGTGGTCGGAGGCCTGCCCAACCCCAACCACCACGACCCGTGGAACCGTCTGCACGGCGGCCCGTCCGGCTTCGGGCCCGGCCCCAGCTGGGCCAAAGGGCCGGACAAGAGGGACGAGAGGGACCGGGGGAAGGacatggagaggagagacgtcCCCCACATCAAGGACGAGAAGGACAG AGACAACATGCTCTATGGCCGACAACCTGTGAGAATGTCTCCAGTCGCTCCCCCCTTCAAGCCCCGCAGTAGCACCCCGGTGTCCCACATCAAcggccacagcagcagcagcacccagGGGGGCGGTGCCGGGCCGATTGAGGACCTGACGCGCAGCTCGAGCAGAGACCGAGACCGGGACCGGGACGGGGACAAGAGGCCACAGCAAACGTCTTCGCGGGGACCTCCTTCCTCTCTAGTAGCTGACCGGGACCGGCCGCGGTCTTCCTCGTCCTCTGTGCTCACCACGCCGCCGCCCGCCAACCGCTCGGCCCCGTCCCCCATGGAGCTCTACCCGCGTCCGATGGGCCCGGGGCCACACGGCCTCCACAGCGAACCCCAGCACTCCCAAAGAGACGGTAACCTCCCTTCTTCTTCCGCGGCGTCTGCCTCCGGCACCTCTTTGTCTCAGGCCAAGAAGTCCGACCGGACCTCGACGCCCGTCTCCAAGCCGCCGATGCTCCTCCCGCCGGTTAAAGTCAAAGAGGAGCGTAAAGAGGAGCCGGAGCACATCCCCATCACGCTGCCTCCGCCGGCACCCAACCACAGCTTCGAGCGCCCCAACAGCCATCCTCACCACCATCGCTCCGGcaccccttcctcttcctcgctgtCGCTGACTCCCACTCCCGGTGTTCCCCTCATGCctcccaaccctaaccctccttCCCACCAACATCTCACCCTGCTGGACCGCTCCAGGGCCATAGAGGCGTACCTGGGGAGCACGGGCGCGGCGGGTTTGATGATGGGTCCAGGAGGAGACCGCTTCCACCACGGTCCAGGACAAGGACCGCCGCAGGGTCCACACAGCTTCACGTGGGACCCCTGGAGGGAGCTGGCAGCTCAGCAGCAACATCAGCACCGCAGGGAGGCGATGGCACTTCGAGCAGATCCCCACTTAGCCCTGCGGACCGACCCGCATCTGGCCCGACTGCTCCAGCATCAGCGCCTCATGGAGGCGGACAGGGCGGCGGCCATCGCGGCTGCGGCCAACCCTCACCACCCTTCGGTATCTACCTCTTCGGCCCGCCAGGAGTTCGGCCTCATGGCCCACCACTTCGAGCGCCCTCCTCACCTCGGACACCCGGGCGGGGGGCTCATCGACGAGGAGCAGCGCGCCCAGATCCTGAGGGAAGACTTTGAGCGCGCTCGCTACTACGGGATGCACCCGCACATCCCCCACGGCGCTCACCTCTCGAACCCCTCGCACGCTGCTACCGCCGCTCACCTGGAGCAGCTCCACCCCGGCCTTCTCTCCCACTCGCTCCACCACGGACCCTCCCCCGCCGCCCAGCACCACGCCGGCCTCTTCGCCCGCCTAGGCCAGCTGAACCCGCACCACGTGCCCAACGGCATCCTGGCGAAGACGCCCTCGGGGCTGGTGGGAGCCTTGGCGGTGGGGGCGCCGCCTCCGCTCATTCCGTCCATCACCAGCCGGTCGTCCACGCCGCCCCGTAGACTCGGAGGGCCGGGCGACCTGGCGATGTACGGCGCCCACAAAGACGGAGAGTCCAGATAG